Part of the bacterium genome, GCCGTCAAGCGAAACCTTCGTCTTTTCCACCACGAGGGAGCGATTTGCCACCACGCGGGGGGATACGCCAAAACCGCCTGGTCCGTCGCGCGGGAGATGGCGAAATCGCGCCTGGGCGATGGCCCGGCGCTTTTTCTCGTTCCGCCCGGCGGATCGAGCGCGCTTGGCGCATTGGGGTTTGTCAACGCGGCGCTCGAACTGGAAGACCAGGTCGCGCGCGGCGAATGCCCGGAGCCGCGGTACGTCTTCTGCGCGCTTGGCTCCACGGGGACATACGCGGGCCTTGTCGCGGGCATGAAGCTGACGCGACTTGCCACGCGCGTTGTCGGCGTGCGCGTCGTCGATCGCGTCGTCGCCAACGGCGCGATCGCGCGCAAGTTCGGAAACGGCGCGTTCGCTCTCATGCGCGAGGCCGGCGCGGACATCCGTGACGCGCGCGTGACGGACGAGGACATCACGATCCTCCACGATTTCTTCGGCGGCGAATACGGCCGCCCGACGGCGGCGGCGCGCGACGCGGTGGAGCTTGCCGCGGCGCACGGCCTGACGCTCGAAACGACGTATACGGGCAAGGCGTTCGCCGGCATGGCCGCCTATCTTGGCGATCGCAGTTCGCGCCTTGGCCCCGTTCTCTTTTGGCACACCTACAACACGCAGCCCCTGCCCGATCCGCCCGCCTCGATCGACGAGTCGATTCCGCCCTCGCTGCGGCGTTTTCTGGATGCCCCGGAGGTCACGGCGCCTTTGACGGGCGGCGCGTTGCGCGTAGACTCCGGCGCGTCATGACCTACGAAAAAGCGAAATACGATTTTGATGCGTGCGTTGCGATCATCCGCCGCCTGCGCGGGCCGGGCGGATGCCCGTGGGACAACGAGCAGACCTACGAGAGCCTGCGCAAATATTTCCTCGAGGAGGTCTACGAGGCGCTCGACGCGATCGACCGCCGCGACTTTCCGCACCTGAAGGAAGAGCTTGGCGACGTGCTGTGGGAAATCCTGTTCCTCGCGCGGATCGCGGAACAGGACGGGCATTTCGACACGAGCGACGTCTGCCAGGTTCTCGGCGAAAAGATGGTGCGCCGCCACCCGCACATATTCGGCGACACGGTGGCGCGCGACGCCGATCATGTGATCGAGATGTGGTCGGAGATCAAGAAGTCCGAAAAGCGCGATGCGCCCGGCACGGGCGGCGTGACGCACGTGCTCGACAAGGTGCCGCAAGCCCTGCCGGCCCTTTTGCGCGCATTTCGCGTCGGCGAGCGCGCCGCCAAGGAGGGATTCGACTGGGCGCGCCCGTCGGAGGTGCTCGACAAGGTGCGCGAGGAGCTTGCCGAGCTCGAAGAGGCGATCGAAACGGGCGACGCGGACCGCGTGGAGGACGAGTTGGGGGACATCATCTTCGCGCTCGTCAATCTCGGACGGCACACCAACGTCAGCGCGGAGGACGGCTTGCGCCGCACGATGGCCAAGTTCGCCGACCGCTTTTCGCAAATGGAAGATCGCCTGGCCGCGCAGGGACGGCGTATGCGCGATTGTTCGATCGACGAGTTGGAGGCGTTTTGGCAGGCGATCAAGGCCGAGCGCCGCTAGGTGCTCCGGGTCGCTTAACGCAAGACGAGGCGCAGGCGCGCGCGCGCCGGGCGCTGATGCTGTCGGGGCTTGTCTTGCCGGGGGCGGGGCAGATCTATCTCGGGCATCGCGCGCGCGGGGCGATCATCGCGGCGCTCACGCTGGCGTTCGTCGGATTTTTCGTGGTTCAGCTCGCGCGGGGATTCGGCGCATACTTCGAGTTGTTGACGGCGCTTGCGGACCCGGGCGCCGATCCGGCGTCGGTGCAATCGGCGGCGGGCAAGCGGATGCTCACCGGGGTCGTTTTCGGAGGCGTCCCGGCGACGGCGCTATGGGTGTATGCGTCGATCGACGCGTGGCGCCTCGGAAAAGGCGCCGGGCGTCGGGCCTAGTCTTCTTCTTCTTCGTATTCGATGTCGTCGTCGTCGGTCGCCGCCACGATGTCGCCGAATTCGTCGAACTCCGCCGTTTCCTCCTCCGCGTCCGCCTCGGGAACGGCGTAGATGACGCGGTCCCGAACGCGAGAGGACTTGATTTCCGCCGGGACCTCGAATTTGGGCGCGGACGACTGATCGGCTCCGCACTTGGGGCAGATCGGTTTGGGGCGATTCAGATCATAAAACGCCGTACCGCATTCGTAGCAGCGAAAGCGTTTGCCGAGATCCTTCTGAGCCTTGGGCGCCATGGGCAACTCCGTCGAAGATCGGATGCCCCTATAGCAAAGGAATTCACGGCAATCAAGAAGAAACGCAACGCGCGAACGCGGAAACTTCGCGCCGCGTTCGATCCGTCGTAGACTGGGACCGAAACTTATGACCGCCGAACCGATCATGGAACGCGACGAGCCGCGGGTGACGAACCCGGCGGTCACCTTCGACCCGGGCCCGAACGAGGCGCGTGACGCGGGGATCGGCGCCCCGATCGGCGCGGGCGAGGCCGGGGACCAGCCGGCGAACCCGTTTGTCGCGAGGCACCCGTTTCTGGTCGGCTACGGTTTTCTCGCGCTCCTTGCCGGGACCATGCTCGCCTCGCACCTGACGACGTTCGTCCTGGCCTTTGTATTTTTGTATCTGATCTCCGATGTGATGACCAACGACGTGCGCCGGCTCATGCCGATCCTTCCCAAGGCGCTGCTGTTTTCCGTGCTGTACGTCGCCGTGATCGCGCTGCTGACCGTGTTTTTCCTGAACACGCTGCCGAATGTCCTGCGCCAGGTGCCGCAGTTCGCCGTGGACATCCAGACGGAGGCGATCAACCAGTTCGAAGCGGCGAACGTGCGCTGGAACCTGACGCAATACGTCGATCCGATGGAGGTTCGTTCGCGGATCTTCGAAGCCACAGGCACCGCCATCAAGGCGATCGCGCTCGAGATGACGAGCGTTTACAAGGTCGCCATCTATTTCATCTTCGCCCTGGTCATCAACCTGTTGCTCTACCACGACACGAGCAAGGTGGACGCCGTTTTCGCGCGCCGGCCCGGCAGCCTGATGAGCTTCCTTTACCGTTTCCTGATGACGCGCGCGCGCACCTTTTATTTTTTCCTCAAGCGCGTCATGGGCGGGCAGATCATCATCTCGGCGATCAACACCGTCATCTCCGCGGCGGTGATCTTCGCGCTCGGATTGCCCAAGCCCGTGCTGTTGATCGCGATCGTGTTCACCTGCGGCCTGTTCCCGGTCGTCGGCAATCTCGTGTCGAATTCGATTCTCACGGCGATCGCGCTCATTTCCTACGGCCCGCTTGGCGCGGTGATCTGCCTTGGGCTTCTTATCGTCATCCACAAACTCGAGTACTTCCTGAATTCGAAGATCATCGGCGACATCGTCAAGCTGCCGATGTCCGTCACGCTCGCGTCGCTTGTCATCTGCGAGGTGCTGCTTGGCGTGGTGGGCTTGATGCTCGCCATTCCGCTCGTGCTTTTCCTTCGCCACGAACTCGAGCGCGTGCCGGGTCTCGGCCCGCTCGAGACCTCAGCCGCCCTCGCCGGGTCCGCCGTCATCGACTAAGGCCGGCCTATCCGACGCCCGCAGAATCGCAAGGCGCGGTCGCTCGCCGTACGGCACATCGGCCCATTCGCGAATCTCGAACGACGTGCCCTCGAGCGTCTCGCGCAGCACCGCATTGTCGATCAAGCCTTCTCCGGCGACCTCGACGGGAGAGCGAAGGACGCGCCAGCTACCGCGCGCGCGAAAGTGCCTCGACAGGCGCGTCCCCTGCGGCGCGATCGCGACCCAAAAATCGCCCGGCGGCACGCCGGCGGCATCCGGCAAAACATTTTCCAGGACGACCAGATGACGTGCGCCCGGATGCGCGAATCCCACGCGGATCATCATCTTGTTCATGAGGACGTGCATCGTGACGTTCAACTCGCCCGGGCGTTGATAGCCATAGATAAAAAGCGGCTGCAGAAGGTCTTTCGCGTTTCGGGCGATCGCCGCCGACGCCGCGCGAAGGTCCGGTTGGGCCCGGTGGTAAAAAAGTCCCGGCTTCCCGGTCGTCGTCCATCGCCGCTGCAACGCGCCGAGGGACGATTCGGGATCGGGAATCGAAATCACCGACAGGTGCGCGTTCGCGGCGGCGGCAATTGCGACCAGCGCGCCAAGACCCCAGCGTAGCGCGCGCCACGGGATGAGCGCATAGCCGCCGCCGATCGCAAGCGCCACCCCGACGACGCCGGCGACGATGTATTCGAGATCCCTGGTCGCGATGCGGTCGAAAAATAAAATCGGCGCCACGACGATCGCGGCGGCCATGAACCGATGGCGTTGCCGCGAGAGCAAATACAGCGCGGCGAAAGGATAGCCGGCGTAAACAAACAGCGCGCCCGTGACGTGCCGATGCAGCACGCGCTCGTAGTAATTTCCCTCGCGGCTTGGATAGACGGCCGTGGCCGACAAATCCGCCACGTGCTCCATGCCCTGCCGGAGATACTGGTAGACGTACGGGCCGGCGATCGCAAGCGCGATCGCGCCGGCGAGCGCCACAGGGATCCACGGCGATCCATTCCGACTGGCCGCGGCGCGCGATTCGTCGCGCCGCCCGAGGACCCGATGCGCAAGCCCGTATCCCACCACCGTCGCGGCGAAGATCGCGCCCGTGCCGCGCTCGGTCATCGCCGCGAATCCCGCGGCGGCGCCGAACGCAAGCGAAGGACCGAGTCGCCGGAAGGCATCCGACGCGACGCACGCGTACGCGCACGCGGCGGCGCTCGCCGCGACGAGCACGAAGGGATTGAATTGCAACGAAAGGACGTTGATGACCGGCGAAAATCCGACCACGGCCGCCGCGACAAGCGCCCCGTCGCGGCCAAACATGCGCCGCCCCGCACCGTAAGTGAAAAGCACGAGCGCGATTTTCGCGAAGAATACCGTAAAACGCGCGGCATCGGGCGTGTGAACAAATCGTGTCACGACCCAGGTCAGGAGAAACATCAGCGGCGGCGCGGTGGTGCGTTCCTGCCATCCCCAGGTTTCGAGAAGACCCGCGATCGACGAGCCCGCCTCGGCGATGCGCGCCTCGTAAACGAGAAAATGCTGGAAGTAATCCGCGGCATCGTTGCCCATCAACGTGCGGTCGCGTTCAAACCAGACGACCGCGATGGCAAGGTGCACCGCCAACATCGCCGTCAGCACAAGCGCGGCGGCAAGCGGGGGCACGGACTCGTGCGCCGTCAGCCGGCCGCGCAGCGGCGAGACGATCCGGCGCACGCGTTCAAACTCCTCGCGCGTCCGCGAAAGCATCGAAGGATCGCCGGACATCGGGCTCACGCGTGGGCCCCGTTTTTGTTGACAGCGCGCATGACCCACTCCTATCATCCGCGCGCAACTTCCGACAACTTTCCACGGCGGGAGCCTTTCGTGCCGCCCACCCTCTCCGGACAAACCGTCGTCGTTCTTGGCGGATTCGGCCTTGTCGGCCGCGCGGTCTGCTACGAACTGCTGAAAGAAAACCCGAAGCGCATCGTCGTCTGCTCCTTGCGCGAAAGCGAGAGTGCCGAGGCCGTCGCGGACCTCGCCGGCGAGGTCGCGCGCTTGAATGAGACCGGACGGCGCAAGATCCGGACGAAGATCATCGGCGAGCACGGCGACATCTTCCTTCGCGAATCGCTGAAGGACCGCGACATGCGCGCGATCACTGACCCGGCCGACCTGGATCGCATCATCGCCGACACCTTCGATGATCCGGGAATCGCCCGGCTCGACGAAAATTTCCTCTATCGCATCGTCGCACGATACAAGCCGCAGATCGTCATCGACGCGGTCAACACCGCGACGGGCGTCGCCTATCGCGACGTCTACGCCACGGTGCTCGACCTGCGCCTGCGCATGCGCCGCGTCGAAACGATGTCGCCCGTCGATCCCGCGTACGGCGACGAGGTCCGCGGGCTTGTCGATTCGTTGCGCCTGCATTTGACGTCGATTTACCTGCCGCGCCTCGTGCGTCATGTGCAGGTGCTTTATACGGCGATGAAGGCCGCCGGCACGCGCGCGTACTGCAAGATCGGAACGACGGGCACCGGCGGCATGGGCCTCAACATCCCCTACACGCACAGCGAGGAGCGCCCGAGCCAGAAACTGCTTTCGAAATCGGCCGTCGCTGGCGCGCATTCGCTGCTACTTTTTCTGATGAACAGCACGCCGGGATTCGCGTTCACGATGGAGGTCAAGCCCGCGGCCGCGATCGCGTGGAAGGCGATCGATCACGGCCCCGTCGCGCGCGGCGGCGAGCCGATCGCGCTTTTCGACGCCGACCCGGCGCGCCCGTTTGACGTTTCGAAGTCGATCGACATCCGTGTCGCGAACGACGAAAGAATCTCGTCGCTGGGCCGGCCCCTTCGCGCGGTCTTCATCAATACCGGCGAAAACGGCCTGTTTTCCTCGAGCGAATTTGAGGCGATCACCACGACGGGGCAGATGGAATACGTGACGCCGGAGGAGATCGCGCAGGCGGTCAAGGAAGAGCTGACCGGCGCGAACACCGGATACGACATCATCGGCATGCTCTCGAACACGGTCATGAAATCGACCTACCGCGCGGGCGTGATGCGCGAGCACGCGCTCGAGGAGCTTCGCGAGCTGGAGTTGAAGCACGGCGCCGGAATCGCGTTCGAGATTCTCGGTCCGCCGCGCCTTTCCAAGCTGCTGTTCGAGGCGGAGACGTTGCGGCGCACGTTCGGCACCTTATCCGCGATCGCCAAGGCCGATCCGGCCCGCATGAGCGCGCGCCTTGCCGATCTCGTAAAAAAGGACGCCGAGCTTCGCTCGCGCGTCGTGTCGATCGGCATTCCGATCCTGCTGCCGGACGGCGTTTCGCTTCTGCGCGGGCCGCGCGTGGCCATCCCCGCCTGGCGCGGAGCGGACCGCGTGCGCCTGACGGCGGCGACGCGCGACCGCTGCGCGCACGACGGCTGGGTCGATCTGCGCGAGACGAACATGCGCCTTTGGATCGCGCGGGCAAAAGGGCTCACCGCGGAAATTGCCACCGGCAAGGAATCGCGGCGCGGCTCGGACATCGCGACAAGCAGCCGAACGCACCGCAAGCGCTACGAAGTCACCCGCGACGGCAAGCGGGAGATGAACATCGGGGAGATCGTGGGTTGGATTTTCAACGAAGAGGAAGAAGGCAGCCGCAAGACCTACGCGCATCCCCGTGCTAATATTTCGAGGCCATGATGCAACCGCGAATCCTGATTTTGGCGCTGATCCTTTTCGCCGCGGCTTTGGTCGCGCCCGCGTGCACGTGCGACGGCATGGACCGCGACCGCGTGAACGTCGAATGCAGTTGCAGCGGCCTGGCCGCGCTGGTGTACGGCGAGTGCAACGGCGAGATTCTCGGCGACCCGGACATCACCGACGCGGCGACGCTGGCCGGCGCGTGCCTCGACGCCTTCGACGAGGGCGGCGAAGCCGAGGACGCTTACAAGTGCCTTGTCGCCGCAGCCTGCGACGCCGACGACTGCGAAGAGGCCGCCAAGCGCTTCGAACTCTGCGCGCTATAGCGGCCGTCCCTCGCCGACATACCCTCCGCCGCCGCGTTTTCCCGCGCCTGTCCCCGTCGCGCGAGTTTGTCGTTCTGAGCGAAGAGAAGGCAAACCACAGAGACCCTTTGCTCCGCTCGGTAACGACCGCCGCTACGCGACCATCGGGAAGACAAGTCGACGAGAGCACATTGAAAAATGGCTCCGGCTGTTGCGATTCCACTCTTTCCTATTTCCTCTTTCCTATTTCCTACGTCCTCCTCCTTCCTTTACACCCCCGCGGCGCCTGCCTAAAATCGCGCCTCCTGTTCCGAATCCGATCCCCACGAGGTCATTTATGTCGATCGAGGACGCCCGCGAAATCGAACGCATCGTCGCGGAAAACGAGGTCTGGCGAGCCGCCTGCATCAACCTGATCGCGAGCGAAAACGTGCTCTCGCGGCGCGCGCGCGCGATGCTGTCGTCCGATTTCGGGCACCGATACGCCGAAGGCCATCCCGGCAAGCGTTACTACGAAGGCACGGCGTTCATCGACGAGCTCGAGTCGCGCGCCGCGGCCGGCGTCAGAGAGATTTTCGGCGCCGCGAACGCGGACGTGCGGCCGTATTCCGGTAATGTCGCCAACGAGGCGCTCTTCTCGCGCTTCATCCGCGACGAGCGGCCGGTGATGGTGAACTCGACACCCGGCGGCGGGCACATCAGCCACCACAAGGCCGGCTCGGTCGGCAAGTTCGCCAAAAAGATCGTCGATTTTCCGCGAAGCCCGGACGGCTACACGATCGACGTCGCCGCCGCGCGCGATCTCATCGACGCGGAAAAACCGGGACTGTTGATTCTCGGCAAGAGCCTCATCCTGCGCCGCGAGCCGGTTGCCGATCTCGCCCAAATCTGCAAGGCGCGCGGCATCCGCCTTTTCTACGACGGCGCGCACGTGCTGGGACTCATCGCGGGCGGCGCGTTTCAGGATCCGCTTGCCGAGGGCGCGGATTTCCTCACCGGCAGCACGCATAAGACCTTCTTCGGCCCGCAGCGCGGCGTGATCCTGTCGAATCACGAGGACGAGATGTGGAAGCTTGCCGATCGGGGCGTTTTCCCCGGTTCGACGAGCAACCACCACCTCAACACGCTCGCGGCGTTCAGCCTCGTCGTCGAGGAATGGAAATCGTTCGGCAAGGATTACGCGAGGCAGGTCGTCTCAAACGCGAAGTCGTTCGCCGAAGCGCTCGCGTCCGAGGGCCTTGACGTGCAGGGCAAGGAATTCGGCTACACCGAGACGCACCAGGTCGCCGTGTCGGTCAGGGACTTCGGCGGCGGCAAGGATGTCAGCCGGCGACTCGCCGAAAACAACATCATCACCAATATGAACATGCTGCCGTACGAGCCGCTGAAAAACGCCATGAACCCGGACGGTATCCGCACGGGCGTCCAGGAAATGACGCGATTCGGCATGAAGGGCGCGGAGATGAAGACGATCGCCGGCCTGTTCGCGCGGTGCGTCAAGGGTGAAATGGTCCGCAACGAGGTCGCCGAATTCCGCACCCAATTTCAGGCCGTGCGCTTCAGTTTCGACGAACCGAAGTAAGTTCGCCCTCCCGCGTGACAGGTCGCGAAAATCTTGCATTCAAAACGCGCGTGGCTAATATGTGCGCGCCTTTGCCGCCGTAGCTCAGGGGTAGAGCACCTCCTTGGTAAGGAGGTGGTCGGTGGTTCGATTCCACTCGGCGGCTAATGAGAAAACCCTCGAAAAACCGCGAATTATCGCGGAGTTCGGGGGTTTTTCTTTGCGGATGGGGAGGCGGGCGCGGTGCGTTTTATGCGGCGATTTGTTGCAAATTACTGCAAATTCGCGGCGTCGTTGCAAACCTATTGCAAATCGGAATGGCGTTCGGCGGTCAGGATTCGGGCGGCGCGGGCGGCGCGGCGGCGGCTTTTTTCTCGTCGATCCGGCCCTGGCGGATGTTGTGCGTCACGGCCACAGCGGCGATGAGGCCGGCAAAGCCCAGGGCCACCGGCGCGGCGAGTGTGCCTGCGGCGACAAGAGAGACGAGCCAGGCGATGGTGCCGATGGCGCCGCCGGTCGAGACGAGCTTTTTCGAGACGAGATTCGCGAACGCGGCCGAGAGATTTTTCATCCCCGCCCCTCCGGTTTGCCGTTCGGCCAGACGGCCGTTCCCGGCGGCACGTCCGAGACCTGGACAAGGTGAAGGCCGCTGCGCCTGGCCTCGGCGCATGCCCGCGCAAGGCGCGCGGCGTAGTCATCGACATTGCTGCCGTTGTAGATCCTAGCGAACGTCCTCCAGTCGGCCTCGCGCAGCGCGTCAAGCGCGTTTTTTTTCACGATGAACTCGAAGACCGCGGCGATCGCCGTCGGAAGGTCGTGGAAAGCCTCGACCATCGCGCGCGCGCTGACGTAACCGAGCATCGAAAAGTGAAAACCCATGATCTGGCCCGGGCCGACGCTGATCGAAAGGTACGGCCCGTCGCCGGGGAAAAGCGCGCGCGCGAGCGCGAACGCCTCGTGCTCGCGGTCCTGACGGTCGACGTGAATCGCGCGCCACGTTTCGCAGGCGTTCTGGCGAAACTGCTGTCCGCGCCAGCCGGTGCGCGGGCGGAAGTGCGTATCGAAGATGGACGGCGCATCCTTCCCCGCGTAGGTGAAAAGTTTGTGCGCCTCCAGGCGAATCGTCGGAGTCCCGTCCGGATTCGCGATCGTTCCGCCGCTTTCCACCTCGAAGACCGCGATCGCGTGCGCGACCGGCACGCGATGCGCATGCGCGTATTTCGCGATGAGCCGGAGCTGCTCGTCGGTCATCGGCGCGCCCCTTCCTGCACGTACAGCGCGCACCATTCCGAGGCGTCGGAGAATTTGCGGAGATCCGCCTCGGAGCGCTCGGCGCAATCCGCGGGGCCGTGGCGACGCGCGCAGTCGGCGCAGAGCTCGCCCTGCCCCGGCGCCGGTTGAAGCATCCCGTCCGGATCGCCCCCCGTGGCGGGGATATCCTTGCGTTGGTCACACGGCAGCCGCATGCGTTTGGCCTTTCTTGTTCGCGAGGATGTCCCGGACGGCGGCAACGACCGCGCGCGGCGGGAGCGTTTCAAAACACGGGGAGTCGCGCCGGCCCCGCTCGACCGCCTTCGGACAGGGCGCGTGCCCGTGAAGCAGGCAAGGCGCGCACGGCCACGCGGCGCGGTCGACCTCGAGCGTCGTGCAGAGGGGATAGTCCTTCGTCCGGATCGCGCCCGGGAACGGGCCGTAGAGCGCGATCGTGGGCACGCCAAGGGCCGCGGCGTAGTGGACAAGGGATGAGTCCGGCGCGACCAGGGCGTCGCAGCCGGCGAGCGCGGCGGCGACGTCGGCCATGTCGGGCAGGACGCCGCAGAGATTCACGATACCGGCGCGGCGAAGATCCTGCGTAAAGTCTTTCGGCCGATCCGAGAACAAAAAGACGTAGGACGACTGGGCGAGCTTCCAGGCGACGCGTTTGAGCGCATCCAGGGGATATGTGCGCACCGGGGAGCTTGCCCGCATCTGGATCGCGACCCAGGGCAGACCCTCCACGGGGGCGAAGGCGGCAAGCGTCTTCGCGATCGCATCGGCGCGCGCCGGCGAGACGTTGTAAACCGGGACGCGGTTATCGGCCGCGAGCGTCACGCACGCGCGCGCCGCGAAGATGTCCACGCCGGGAAGCGCGGCGTCGGTCGAGGACTCGATGGTGTTGTTGAACGTGAGGAGAAAGTCGACGGACGAAAGCGCCGCCGCGGGAAACGGGACGCTCACGATCTCGTCGATGTCGGGGTTGCCCGCAAGGACGGAGCGGTAGCGATCGACCGTCGCGAACTTGATGCGGGCCAAGGGATAGCGCCGCTTCAATTCGCGGATCGCCGGGGTGATCATGAGCAGGTCGCCGTATCCGCCGTTTCGCCAGAGCAGAACGGTGCGCCCGTTCAGATCTTCGCCCGCGTATTGGCGTACCTCGATGTCGTTGATCTCGCGGATGTAGGGCGCCCACGCGCTCGTCTGGAATTTTTCGGCCATGGTGTCGGTGAAGACGTGCGCCTCGTTCCCGACGACCACGTCGTCGATCTTCAGGCTGACGACGGCGCCGCCGGGCTTTCGGATCTTGTAGAAGGCGATCGTTTTCACGGCGCGCTCCAATGCACGTGCGGGCAGGAGCGCGCGTTTTTGTGGATCACGGCCGGACGTTTCCCCGCCGCGTCCAGGACGACGCCCTTTTCGAGGTTCGGGGCGAGCGTGCAGAGGGTGTAGTTCCAGGTCTCGTTTTGATGCGCGTCAAACGGCCAGATCCGGCCGTGCACCGCCCACGTGAGCGCCCACTGGTCCGCGCCGCCGATCGTCGCAAGCGCGCCCGTGGTGCATTGGCGAAACGCCCACCGGCAGTACTCCCGGACGATCTCGACGGCGCCGTAAAAAAAGCCGCCGTTGATGACCGGAAGCGCCGCGAAGCTCGTGAGGAGCCAGCGGCCGAAGGGATCGGCGCCGACCCAGCGCTTCATCGTCGCGTTGTCGCGAAGGAGCCGGGGGTTGATCTCCGCGGCCGCGGCCGGGGTGTCGGAAGCGAAAAGCGGCGCGACCGACCCCTGAAAGAAAACGTCCCCGCCGTCCCAGCAGGCGACGCGCTCGATGGGGGCAAAGCGCCCCAGCACCATCGCGAAATCGCGCAGGCGAAGGACGGGGATGATGACGTGCGCGGGATGGCGGCGCACCGTCACGATCTCGACGTCGCCCTGGCGTTTGAGCTGCGCCTTCTGCCCCTCGGCGAATCCGTAATCGACGATGACGACCAGGCCGTCGAATTTGCCGGACGCGCGCAGGGAGGGGAGAAACTGCGCGTCAAGGTGCGCGAACGCGCCGGCGTCGCCGCAGGTGAGGACAAGGCTCATGAACGCACCCCGCTTTCCGCGGGCGCGGCGGCGATCGCGTCGGCCAGCGCGCGGTGCGCAAGGAATTCCAGGCCGTGAAAGGCGCCCGCGCTTTCGATCTCGATGAAGGCTTGCTTGCGGCGGATCGCTTCGTCGGCCCAGCGGTAGGAGGTCGGATTGCTCGCGAGGTGCCGGTGAAAGACGTGGCCGCTCTTTCCGTCAAACCCGTTCCCGCCGTCAAAACCCACGAGAAACGCGCGGGCAAAGCCGAGGTGGACCGTAAGGCCGAGCGCCGCATCCGTCG contains:
- the mazG gene encoding nucleoside triphosphate pyrophosphohydrolase, whose protein sequence is MTYEKAKYDFDACVAIIRRLRGPGGCPWDNEQTYESLRKYFLEEVYEALDAIDRRDFPHLKEELGDVLWEILFLARIAEQDGHFDTSDVCQVLGEKMVRRHPHIFGDTVARDADHVIEMWSEIKKSEKRDAPGTGGVTHVLDKVPQALPALLRAFRVGERAAKEGFDWARPSEVLDKVREELAELEEAIETGDADRVEDELGDIIFALVNLGRHTNVSAEDGLRRTMAKFADRFSQMEDRLAAQGRRMRDCSIDELEAFWQAIKAERR
- a CDS encoding short-chain dehydrogenase; translation: MPPTLSGQTVVVLGGFGLVGRAVCYELLKENPKRIVVCSLRESESAEAVADLAGEVARLNETGRRKIRTKIIGEHGDIFLRESLKDRDMRAITDPADLDRIIADTFDDPGIARLDENFLYRIVARYKPQIVIDAVNTATGVAYRDVYATVLDLRLRMRRVETMSPVDPAYGDEVRGLVDSLRLHLTSIYLPRLVRHVQVLYTAMKAAGTRAYCKIGTTGTGGMGLNIPYTHSEERPSQKLLSKSAVAGAHSLLLFLMNSTPGFAFTMEVKPAAAIAWKAIDHGPVARGGEPIALFDADPARPFDVSKSIDIRVANDERISSLGRPLRAVFINTGENGLFSSSEFEAITTTGQMEYVTPEEIAQAVKEELTGANTGYDIIGMLSNTVMKSTYRAGVMREHALEELRELELKHGAGIAFEILGPPRLSKLLFEAETLRRTFGTLSAIAKADPARMSARLADLVKKDAELRSRVVSIGIPILLPDGVSLLRGPRVAIPAWRGADRVRLTAATRDRCAHDGWVDLRETNMRLWIARAKGLTAEIATGKESRRGSDIATSSRTHRKRYEVTRDGKREMNIGEIVGWIFNEEEEGSRKTYAHPRANISRP
- a CDS encoding glycosyltransferase family 39 protein; the encoded protein is MSPMSGDPSMLSRTREEFERVRRIVSPLRGRLTAHESVPPLAAALVLTAMLAVHLAIAVVWFERDRTLMGNDAADYFQHFLVYEARIAEAGSSIAGLLETWGWQERTTAPPLMFLLTWVVTRFVHTPDAARFTVFFAKIALVLFTYGAGRRMFGRDGALVAAAVVGFSPVINVLSLQFNPFVLVAASAAACAYACVASDAFRRLGPSLAFGAAAGFAAMTERGTGAIFAATVVGYGLAHRVLGRRDESRAAASRNGSPWIPVALAGAIALAIAGPYVYQYLRQGMEHVADLSATAVYPSREGNYYERVLHRHVTGALFVYAGYPFAALYLLSRQRHRFMAAAIVVAPILFFDRIATRDLEYIVAGVVGVALAIGGGYALIPWRALRWGLGALVAIAAAANAHLSVISIPDPESSLGALQRRWTTTGKPGLFYHRAQPDLRAASAAIARNAKDLLQPLFIYGYQRPGELNVTMHVLMNKMMIRVGFAHPGARHLVVLENVLPDAAGVPPGDFWVAIAPQGTRLSRHFRARGSWRVLRSPVEVAGEGLIDNAVLRETLEGTSFEIREWADVPYGERPRLAILRASDRPALVDDGGPGEGG
- a CDS encoding pyridoxal-phosphate dependent enzyme, with the translated sequence AKRLEALDLRWCVHDFDAPTEVERFEALGRAIGYGDLYVKRDDTSARPYGGNKPRKLEYLLGEAMRQGAGGVVTMGGIGTNHGLATAIYARKLGLACHLVLFDQPVTAAVKRNLRLFHHEGAICHHAGGYAKTAWSVAREMAKSRLGDGPALFLVPPGGSSALGALGFVNAALELEDQVARGECPEPRYVFCALGSTGTYAGLVAGMKLTRLATRVVGVRVVDRVVANGAIARKFGNGAFALMREAGADIRDARVTDEDITILHDFFGGEYGRPTAAARDAVELAAAHGLTLETTYTGKAFAGMAAYLGDRSSRLGPVLFWHTYNTQPLPDPPASIDESIPPSLRRFLDAPEVTAPLTGGALRVDSGAS
- a CDS encoding serine hydroxymethyltransferase — its product is MSIEDAREIERIVAENEVWRAACINLIASENVLSRRARAMLSSDFGHRYAEGHPGKRYYEGTAFIDELESRAAAGVREIFGAANADVRPYSGNVANEALFSRFIRDERPVMVNSTPGGGHISHHKAGSVGKFAKKIVDFPRSPDGYTIDVAAARDLIDAEKPGLLILGKSLILRREPVADLAQICKARGIRLFYDGAHVLGLIAGGAFQDPLAEGADFLTGSTHKTFFGPQRGVILSNHEDEMWKLADRGVFPGSTSNHHLNTLAAFSLVVEEWKSFGKDYARQVVSNAKSFAEALASEGLDVQGKEFGYTETHQVAVSVRDFGGGKDVSRRLAENNIITNMNMLPYEPLKNAMNPDGIRTGVQEMTRFGMKGAEMKTIAGLFARCVKGEMVRNEVAEFRTQFQAVRFSFDEPK
- a CDS encoding AI-2E family transporter; translated protein: MTAEPIMERDEPRVTNPAVTFDPGPNEARDAGIGAPIGAGEAGDQPANPFVARHPFLVGYGFLALLAGTMLASHLTTFVLAFVFLYLISDVMTNDVRRLMPILPKALLFSVLYVAVIALLTVFFLNTLPNVLRQVPQFAVDIQTEAINQFEAANVRWNLTQYVDPMEVRSRIFEATGTAIKAIALEMTSVYKVAIYFIFALVINLLLYHDTSKVDAVFARRPGSLMSFLYRFLMTRARTFYFFLKRVMGGQIIISAINTVISAAVIFALGLPKPVLLIAIVFTCGLFPVVGNLVSNSILTAIALISYGPLGAVICLGLLIVIHKLEYFLNSKIIGDIVKLPMSVTLASLVICEVLLGVVGLMLAIPLVLFLRHELERVPGLGPLETSAALAGSAVID
- a CDS encoding FYDLN acid domain-containing protein; protein product: MIGSAVISFGPSLRRIERGAKFPRSRVAFLLDCREFLCYRGIRSSTELPMAPKAQKDLGKRFRCYECGTAFYDLNRPKPICPKCGADQSSAPKFEVPAEIKSSRVRDRVIYAVPEADAEEETAEFDEFGDIVAATDDDDIEYEEEED